Proteins from one Mycobacterium sp. EPa45 genomic window:
- the ruvB gene encoding Holliday junction branch migration DNA helicase RuvB: MSRFDEEDDEAADRDVSPALTVGEGDIDASLRPRSLGEFIGQPRVREQLQLVLEGAKNRGGTPDHILLSGPPGLGKTSLAMIIAAELGSALRVTSGPALERAGDLAAMLSNLVEGDVLFIDEIHRIARPAEEMLYLAMEDFRVDVIVGKGPGATSIPLEVAPFTLVGATTRSGALTGPLRDRFGFTAHMDFYEPHELERVLARSAGILGIELGSEAGGEIARRSRGTPRIANRLLRRVRDYAEVRADGVITRDIAKAALAVYDVDELGLDRLDRAVLTALTKSFGGGPVGVSTMAVAVGEEATTVEEVCEPFLVRAGMIARTPRGRVATPLAWTHLGMVPPPRASGFGQTGLFE; this comes from the coding sequence GTGAGCAGGTTCGACGAAGAGGACGACGAGGCGGCCGACCGCGATGTGTCGCCGGCACTGACCGTCGGCGAAGGGGATATCGACGCCAGCCTGCGGCCCCGTTCGCTTGGCGAGTTCATCGGTCAGCCACGGGTTCGCGAGCAGCTGCAGCTGGTCCTCGAGGGCGCCAAGAACCGTGGCGGCACGCCGGATCACATTCTGTTGTCCGGGCCGCCGGGGCTGGGCAAAACGTCGCTGGCGATGATCATCGCCGCCGAACTGGGCTCAGCGTTGCGGGTGACGTCCGGGCCGGCCCTGGAACGCGCGGGTGACCTCGCAGCGATGCTGTCCAACCTCGTCGAGGGCGATGTGCTGTTCATCGACGAGATTCATCGCATCGCCCGGCCCGCCGAAGAGATGCTGTACCTGGCGATGGAGGACTTCCGCGTCGACGTGATCGTGGGCAAAGGTCCTGGGGCGACGTCGATTCCGTTGGAGGTTGCGCCGTTCACATTGGTCGGTGCCACCACCCGTTCCGGAGCGCTGACCGGACCGCTGCGGGATCGGTTCGGTTTCACCGCGCACATGGACTTCTACGAACCGCACGAGCTGGAGCGGGTACTGGCCCGCTCGGCCGGGATCCTGGGCATCGAACTGGGATCCGAGGCCGGCGGCGAGATCGCCCGCCGGTCGCGCGGCACGCCACGCATCGCCAACCGGCTGTTGCGGCGCGTGCGTGACTACGCCGAAGTGCGCGCCGACGGTGTGATCACCCGCGATATCGCCAAGGCCGCGCTGGCGGTCTACGACGTCGACGAACTCGGACTGGACCGGCTCGACCGTGCGGTGCTCACCGCGCTGACCAAGAGCTTCGGCGGCGGTCCGGTCGGGGTGTCGACGATGGCTGTCGCGGTGGGGGAGGAAGCCACCACGGTCGAGGAGGTGTGCGAGCCGTTCCTGGTCCGCGCCGGGATGATTGCACGGACTCCCCGCGGCCGGGTGGCGACGCCGCTAGCCTGGACCCACCTCGGCATGGTTCCTCCGCCGCGGGCCAGCGGGTTCGGCCAAACCGGCCTGTTCGAGTGA
- a CDS encoding DUF1304 domain-containing protein gives MVTAALIFAGLAALLHVYIFTMESLTWTTPRTRKVFGTTAEEAETTKLLALNQGFYNLFLAIVTVVGIVAMALGHTGIGAALVFAGVGSMLAAAAVLLASSPDKARAAVTQGAFPLVAVVLLVIALI, from the coding sequence ATGGTCACCGCCGCACTGATCTTCGCCGGCCTCGCCGCGCTGCTGCACGTCTACATCTTCACGATGGAGTCGCTGACCTGGACGACGCCGCGCACCCGCAAAGTCTTCGGCACCACAGCTGAGGAAGCCGAGACCACCAAACTGCTCGCTCTCAATCAGGGTTTCTACAACCTGTTTCTGGCGATTGTCACAGTCGTTGGGATCGTCGCAATGGCCTTGGGGCACACTGGGATCGGTGCCGCGCTGGTCTTCGCCGGTGTCGGGTCCATGCTCGCCGCGGCCGCCGTGCTGTTGGCATCCTCACCGGACAAGGCCCGCGCCGCGGTCACTCAGGGGGCGTTCCCGTTGGTGGCCGTCGTGCTGCTGGTGATCGCGCTCATCTGA
- a CDS encoding winged helix-turn-helix domain-containing protein, with protein MAEWTFLTNHAHTLLCIARDPGIRLRDVAERVGVTERAAQRIVADLVEAGYLDRLREGRRNYYRIRADRPLRHPVEHGHRIGEILAVLHESKDSGEGS; from the coding sequence ATGGCGGAGTGGACGTTTCTGACGAACCACGCTCACACCCTGTTGTGCATCGCGCGTGATCCGGGAATCCGCTTGCGCGACGTCGCCGAGCGCGTGGGGGTGACCGAACGTGCGGCCCAACGCATCGTCGCCGACCTGGTCGAAGCCGGTTATCTCGACCGGCTGCGCGAAGGGCGGCGCAACTACTACCGGATCCGGGCCGATCGACCATTGCGACATCCGGTCGAACACGGTCATCGCATCGGCGAGATCCTGGCGGTGTTGCATGAGTCGAAGGATTCCGGCGAGGGCTCCTGA
- a CDS encoding DUF2309 domain-containing protein produces the protein MTVTDTATVDTRRAHLRSDVALAARVLPTHYPLSTFIAVNPLAGLETMPFEQAIRRAGDLYGMPGTLALQEFRELHRAGRITDDDLDAAISRRYPNLPDMPALQLGAYEVRPVELLRADLLHGPGHTEQVRRYRTFSEQLDPQVARIVDAQVGKWCAAYFGHGAWPMPGRDDGFYPAWRALAASDHTLKRSVRQRLRRVASRPDDALLEALETLGVAEEARIAYLQAHLTCLPGWAAHIQWCSGEDTGIDLLAYLAVRLAYESALLGGNHQDRSLRPAPEPAAPSARDRASHLVRFWGLAGVTEAELAAAARVLAALPVTARDLLWQNAFEDHYRDRLLSELRTEQNETSTPAHTQLVTCIDTRSEGLRRHLEPLGGYQTLGFAGFFAVAIRFTDLLGGAPSDLCPVLIAPNYDISEAPSRDGVEHAARRISGELDLAGAESAFHSAKEALAAPFTLAEVAGWAAAPLSAMKTFTPGFTGALRQRLHRIAVPDAPTNLNVDAIPLGERALYAQVALTTMGLVKGFGRLVVLCGHGSSTENNPYQAALDCGACGGQAGGPNARTAVAILNQTQVREELRSAGIDIPDSTVFVAAQHDTATDRVSILDRHLIPADHHDDVDRLVADLSRAGADLAAERCATLPGARPALTPQRAARHVAARSTDWAQVYPEWGLAGNAAFIVAPRDVSAGLDLQRRTFLHSYDPDVDPHGAALETILTAPLVVAQWINCQYYFSTVAPAVFGAGTKTIHNVVGTAGVLAGHSGDLQLGLPWQSLADGDRLRHEPLRLQAVVQAPLSRIDTIVERNPILQHLFGNDWISLAARETYGAPWQRWTRNGWQPWFESPSTPITLDEEMIP, from the coding sequence ATGACCGTCACCGACACCGCCACCGTCGACACCCGGCGGGCTCATCTGCGCAGCGACGTGGCACTCGCCGCCCGGGTGTTGCCCACCCACTACCCGCTGTCGACCTTCATCGCGGTCAACCCGCTGGCCGGACTGGAGACCATGCCGTTCGAACAAGCGATTCGGCGAGCCGGTGACCTTTACGGCATGCCCGGAACGCTGGCGCTGCAGGAGTTTCGCGAACTGCACCGAGCGGGGCGCATCACCGACGACGACCTCGATGCGGCGATCTCTCGCCGCTACCCGAACCTCCCCGACATGCCAGCGCTGCAGCTCGGCGCGTACGAGGTCAGACCGGTGGAGTTACTGAGGGCGGATCTTCTGCACGGGCCCGGGCACACAGAACAGGTACGCCGCTATCGGACTTTCTCCGAACAACTCGATCCGCAGGTCGCCCGAATCGTCGATGCCCAAGTCGGAAAATGGTGCGCGGCATACTTCGGTCACGGCGCCTGGCCGATGCCCGGTCGCGACGACGGGTTCTATCCGGCCTGGCGGGCGCTGGCAGCCAGCGACCACACATTGAAACGCTCTGTCCGCCAACGGCTTCGCCGGGTCGCGTCTCGCCCGGACGATGCCCTGCTGGAAGCGTTGGAGACGTTGGGCGTAGCCGAGGAAGCGCGGATCGCCTACCTGCAGGCCCATCTGACCTGCCTGCCCGGCTGGGCCGCGCACATCCAGTGGTGCAGCGGCGAAGACACCGGGATCGATCTCCTGGCGTACCTCGCCGTTCGGCTGGCCTACGAGAGCGCACTGCTCGGCGGCAACCATCAGGACCGGAGCCTGCGCCCCGCCCCAGAGCCCGCAGCGCCGTCCGCCCGCGACCGTGCTTCACATCTGGTGCGGTTCTGGGGGCTCGCCGGCGTCACCGAGGCCGAGCTCGCCGCCGCCGCTCGAGTGCTGGCAGCTCTACCGGTCACCGCGCGAGACCTGCTGTGGCAGAATGCGTTCGAAGATCACTATCGCGACCGACTGCTCAGCGAACTGCGCACCGAGCAGAACGAAACCAGCACGCCGGCGCATACACAGCTGGTGACGTGCATCGACACCCGCTCGGAGGGATTGCGCCGGCACCTCGAGCCACTCGGCGGCTACCAAACCCTCGGATTCGCGGGATTCTTCGCTGTAGCAATCAGATTCACTGACTTGCTCGGCGGGGCACCCAGTGATCTGTGCCCGGTTCTCATCGCGCCGAACTACGACATCTCCGAAGCGCCGTCCCGCGACGGAGTTGAACATGCGGCGCGTCGGATTTCCGGTGAACTCGACCTGGCAGGTGCCGAGTCGGCGTTCCACAGCGCCAAAGAGGCCCTGGCAGCACCGTTCACGCTCGCCGAAGTCGCCGGGTGGGCGGCCGCGCCCCTGTCGGCAATGAAAACGTTCACCCCCGGCTTCACGGGCGCGCTCCGTCAGCGGTTGCACCGTATCGCGGTGCCTGACGCGCCGACCAACCTGAACGTCGATGCCATACCTCTGGGTGAGCGAGCCCTCTATGCCCAAGTGGCCTTGACCACAATGGGATTGGTCAAAGGATTCGGCCGGCTCGTGGTGCTGTGCGGGCACGGCAGTTCGACGGAAAACAACCCGTACCAGGCCGCGCTGGACTGCGGGGCCTGCGGCGGACAAGCGGGCGGCCCCAACGCCCGCACCGCCGTCGCGATCCTGAACCAAACCCAGGTGCGCGAGGAACTACGCAGCGCGGGTATCGACATCCCCGACTCCACGGTTTTCGTTGCCGCCCAGCATGACACCGCCACCGACCGGGTATCGATCCTCGATCGGCATCTGATTCCGGCGGATCATCACGACGACGTCGACCGCTTAGTTGCCGACCTGAGTCGCGCCGGTGCCGACCTGGCCGCCGAACGGTGCGCGACGCTACCCGGGGCTCGGCCGGCCCTCACACCACAGCGGGCCGCACGGCACGTCGCTGCTCGGTCAACCGACTGGGCACAGGTATATCCCGAATGGGGTCTGGCCGGCAACGCGGCCTTCATCGTCGCGCCGCGTGACGTCTCAGCCGGGTTGGATCTTCAGCGACGCACTTTCCTGCACTCCTACGATCCCGATGTCGACCCTCACGGCGCCGCGTTGGAGACGATCCTCACGGCACCGCTGGTGGTCGCTCAATGGATCAACTGCCAGTACTACTTCTCCACCGTCGCACCGGCAGTCTTCGGCGCCGGAACCAAAACCATCCACAACGTCGTCGGCACCGCCGGCGTGCTGGCCGGGCACAGTGGTGACCTGCAACTGGGGCTGCCGTGGCAATCTCTGGCCGACGGCGACCGGTTGCGGCACGAACCGCTCCGGCTTCAGGCGGTGGTTCAAGCCCCTCTGAGTCGCATCGACACCATCGTCGAACGGAACCCCATCCTGCAGCACCTGTTCGGCAACGACTGGATATCGCTGGCGGCGCGCGAGACATACGGAGCGCCGTGGCAACGCTGGACCCGCAACGGCTGGCAACCCTGGTTCGAATCCCCTTCCACCCCAATAACCCTCGATGAGGAGATGATCCCATGA
- the ruvC gene encoding crossover junction endodeoxyribonuclease RuvC, translating into MRVMGVDPGLTRCGLSVIESRGGRQVIALDVDVVRTPSDEPLQRRLLTISDTVDHWMDTHLPDVVAIERVFANQNANTAMGTAQAGGVIALAAARRGIDVHFHTPSEVKAAVTGNGRADKAQVTAMVTRILQLQQKPTPADAADALALAICHCWRAPMIARMAQAEAMAAEQKRAYQARLKAARTPASRSAT; encoded by the coding sequence GTGCGGGTGATGGGAGTCGACCCTGGGTTGACGCGCTGCGGCCTCTCGGTGATCGAGAGTCGGGGCGGCCGCCAGGTGATCGCGCTGGACGTCGATGTGGTGCGCACCCCGTCCGACGAGCCGTTGCAGCGCCGACTGCTGACCATCAGCGACACCGTCGACCACTGGATGGACACGCACCTGCCCGACGTCGTCGCGATCGAGCGGGTGTTCGCCAACCAGAACGCCAACACCGCGATGGGCACCGCGCAGGCCGGCGGGGTGATCGCCCTGGCCGCTGCCCGCCGGGGGATCGACGTGCATTTCCACACGCCCAGTGAGGTGAAGGCCGCCGTCACCGGTAATGGCCGCGCCGACAAGGCTCAGGTCACCGCGATGGTCACCCGGATCCTGCAGTTGCAGCAGAAACCGACTCCGGCCGACGCCGCCGACGCGCTGGCCCTGGCCATCTGCCACTGCTGGCGCGCGCCGATGATCGCCAGGATGGCCCAAGCCGAGGCCATGGCAGCCGAGCAGAAGCGCGCATACCAGGCTCGGCTGAAGGCGGCCCGCACGCCGGCGTCACGGAGCGCGACATGA
- a CDS encoding nitrogen regulatory protein P-II — MTAPTLTKMTKIEVVVPGGDAPAVRDLIQSVGATGYTSVSGVSGLGHHGYRQGRLLFNQQAALELLITVVPESKAGALLAGLRPLLDASSGVMFVTETYVSRPEYFS; from the coding sequence ATGACCGCACCCACTCTGACCAAGATGACCAAGATCGAGGTGGTGGTCCCAGGTGGCGACGCCCCCGCGGTGCGCGACCTCATCCAGAGCGTCGGCGCCACCGGATACACCAGTGTGTCAGGCGTTTCGGGCCTGGGGCACCACGGCTACCGCCAGGGTCGACTGCTCTTCAATCAGCAAGCGGCACTAGAACTGCTCATCACAGTCGTCCCGGAATCGAAAGCAGGCGCCCTCTTGGCCGGACTGCGCCCGCTACTCGACGCGTCATCCGGGGTGATGTTCGTGACCGAAACCTACGTCAGCCGGCCCGAGTACTTCAGCTGA
- a CDS encoding carbonic anhydrase, translated as MSDPKSAWHQLRAGNELFYVPAAGRRPKPMNQTPTAAVFRCADSPVGSAMVFGQSWGSLFEVSTWGHVIDSGVLATIEYAVDTLEVPLIVILGHDECPAMHAAMRAWDEAVIPDGVARVPVQQGIASIVRRGVGTESVKAVTAAHIVETGVALTQRSPSIASSIDTGRCAIVCAGIDSDSGYLRTYATIGPVGDVSDTLLECV; from the coding sequence ATGTCCGACCCGAAAAGCGCCTGGCACCAGCTGCGCGCAGGAAACGAGCTCTTCTACGTCCCAGCCGCGGGGCGCCGCCCCAAGCCGATGAACCAAACCCCGACAGCCGCGGTGTTCCGTTGCGCGGACTCACCGGTCGGCAGCGCGATGGTCTTCGGCCAAAGCTGGGGCTCGCTGTTCGAGGTCAGCACCTGGGGACACGTCATCGACTCCGGGGTCCTGGCCACCATCGAATACGCGGTCGACACCCTGGAGGTGCCGCTCATCGTCATCCTCGGCCACGACGAATGCCCCGCGATGCATGCGGCCATGCGAGCCTGGGACGAGGCGGTGATACCAGACGGGGTCGCCAGAGTACCTGTGCAGCAAGGGATCGCGTCAATCGTGCGACGGGGTGTCGGTACCGAGTCGGTCAAAGCCGTCACTGCCGCGCACATCGTCGAGACCGGCGTCGCGCTGACCCAACGATCACCGAGCATCGCCAGCAGCATCGACACCGGGCGGTGTGCAATCGTGTGCGCCGGAATCGATTCCGACAGCGGCTACCTGCGCACCTACGCCACAATCGGGCCGGTCGGTGACGTGTCGGACACGTTGCTGGAATGCGTGTGA
- a CDS encoding diguanylate cyclase, with protein MHNDVGLAASIRQWWRQPDQYGWLSEYLASRQLQRFARFMIASIVVVLAAVPIVMLFSPSGPQGEVHRAAAMVISLLCAGGAGIWLAGWPSHRQSTLFALGGNVCVTIACLIAGSPLTGLLACTTFAPLAGYVALFHSSRILAATLANAAVATGVAAVRVAGEGDAALAVGHVVGVAIAVLAVPFSGQVLLHFLTLDAMMSHTDPLTGLRNRRGFYQSALRLVAAGDTLSARWLAVVMVDLDGFKQINDTYGHGYGDTVLVAVADNLRRASAMNAVVARPGGEEFLIAELTATDDPSACAERCRAAVAATPGGVTASVGVAAIALAEIGGDSIAATLTHLVDAADTAMYEAKRLGGNQIRSRAGISRSL; from the coding sequence ATGCACAACGACGTAGGCCTCGCGGCGTCGATCCGGCAGTGGTGGCGCCAGCCAGATCAGTACGGCTGGCTGTCCGAATACCTGGCATCCCGCCAATTGCAGCGCTTCGCCCGTTTCATGATCGCGTCCATCGTCGTGGTCCTTGCTGCGGTGCCGATCGTGATGCTGTTCAGCCCGTCCGGACCCCAGGGTGAAGTGCACCGGGCGGCGGCAATGGTGATCTCGCTGCTGTGCGCAGGCGGCGCCGGCATCTGGTTGGCGGGTTGGCCGAGTCACCGGCAGTCCACCCTGTTCGCCCTCGGCGGCAACGTGTGCGTGACCATCGCCTGCTTGATCGCCGGTAGCCCGTTGACCGGTTTGTTGGCCTGCACCACTTTCGCTCCCCTGGCCGGCTACGTCGCCCTGTTCCATTCCAGTCGGATCCTGGCGGCCACGCTGGCCAACGCGGCGGTGGCCACGGGTGTCGCCGCGGTGCGGGTGGCCGGCGAAGGCGACGCCGCGCTGGCAGTGGGCCATGTGGTCGGCGTGGCGATCGCGGTGCTCGCGGTCCCGTTCTCGGGCCAGGTGTTGCTGCACTTCCTGACGCTGGACGCGATGATGTCGCACACCGACCCGCTGACCGGTCTGCGAAACCGTCGGGGCTTCTATCAATCCGCGCTACGGCTGGTCGCAGCAGGAGACACGCTCTCGGCGCGGTGGTTGGCCGTGGTCATGGTCGACCTGGACGGGTTCAAACAGATCAACGACACGTACGGTCACGGGTACGGGGACACGGTGCTGGTAGCGGTCGCCGACAACCTGCGACGCGCCAGCGCCATGAACGCGGTGGTGGCCCGGCCGGGCGGTGAGGAATTCCTGATCGCCGAACTGACCGCGACGGACGATCCCTCGGCGTGTGCCGAACGGTGTCGCGCCGCCGTCGCCGCCACGCCGGGCGGAGTGACGGCGAGTGTCGGCGTGGCGGCCATCGCCCTGGCCGAGATCGGCGGGGACAGCATCGCTGCGACGCTCACGCACCTCGTGGACGCGGCCGATACGGCGATGTATGAGGCAAAACGGTTGGGGGGAAACCAGATTCGCAGCAGGGCAGGCATCAGTAGGAGTCTGTGA
- a CDS encoding proton-conducting transporter membrane subunit, which produces MLTDSNELLLMMLTAPAAFALVAAVWSPRGGRVLGRGGAVVAAFGFLAAAALAVEAGREPPVTTAVGGLVVAVDRLAAVLLLLIFGVSTVVQVFAIRYLAGDRRAAWFTAGASLLTSASAGLVTATTLFGLALSWTIAGVALCLLLGMYWHLPAARDGVRRTATAFVIGDLALWTAVALATAHWGSIDLRALNVAERDGPLVPTIACLVVIAALSRSAQWPFHRWLPATLAAPTPVSALLHAGVVNAGGILLVRLAPVVSGDLARAITIAAGAATLTYGAVVMLVRADVKGALANSTMAQMGFMILTCGLGLWAATIFHLVAHGFYKATLFLSSGSAIAARRRASARPPARAMSRRRRTLTAVGASVLPALALYTAVQIVSWPPGQHAAEQALLIFALATGAAVTWGWLTRRRSAAAAVTAASVLFAVATAYLGLITMTSHFLAPALSTATPPAAVAWIVAAAVSAVLAGLAVVRSMPDTAIHRAIYARAVSTGYIAPSLPTPLTGARS; this is translated from the coding sequence ATGTTGACCGACTCGAACGAACTTCTCCTGATGATGTTGACCGCTCCGGCGGCGTTCGCACTGGTAGCGGCTGTTTGGAGCCCCCGCGGCGGTCGCGTGTTGGGCCGTGGCGGCGCAGTGGTCGCCGCCTTCGGCTTCCTCGCGGCGGCCGCGCTAGCCGTCGAGGCGGGGCGTGAGCCGCCCGTGACCACCGCCGTCGGCGGGCTGGTTGTGGCGGTCGATCGACTGGCCGCGGTGCTGCTGCTGCTGATATTCGGCGTCAGCACCGTGGTGCAGGTCTTTGCCATCCGGTATCTGGCCGGGGACCGGCGAGCCGCGTGGTTCACCGCCGGCGCCTCACTGCTGACGTCGGCATCAGCCGGGCTGGTCACCGCGACGACTCTGTTCGGGCTCGCGCTCAGCTGGACGATCGCAGGCGTCGCGCTCTGCTTGTTGCTGGGCATGTACTGGCATCTACCCGCCGCGCGCGACGGCGTGCGTCGCACCGCCACGGCCTTCGTGATCGGCGACTTGGCGCTGTGGACAGCTGTGGCCTTGGCGACGGCCCACTGGGGTTCGATCGACCTGCGCGCGCTGAACGTCGCAGAACGCGACGGACCGCTCGTGCCGACGATCGCATGTCTGGTGGTGATCGCCGCCCTCTCCCGATCCGCACAGTGGCCTTTCCACCGATGGTTGCCGGCCACGCTCGCTGCACCCACACCGGTGTCTGCGCTGCTGCACGCGGGGGTGGTCAACGCCGGCGGCATCCTGCTCGTACGTCTGGCGCCCGTGGTCTCCGGTGACCTGGCCCGCGCTATCACGATCGCGGCCGGTGCCGCGACCCTGACCTATGGCGCGGTGGTCATGCTGGTTAGGGCGGACGTCAAAGGCGCGCTTGCCAATTCGACGATGGCACAGATGGGTTTCATGATCCTCACCTGCGGCCTGGGCCTCTGGGCCGCGACGATCTTCCACCTCGTCGCCCACGGGTTCTACAAGGCGACGCTGTTCCTGTCGTCAGGATCAGCGATCGCTGCGCGGCGACGTGCGTCCGCACGGCCGCCGGCACGTGCGATGAGCCGGCGTCGGCGCACGCTCACCGCAGTCGGCGCCTCGGTCTTGCCGGCCCTGGCGCTGTACACAGCAGTGCAGATCGTTTCCTGGCCGCCGGGGCAGCACGCCGCCGAACAGGCCTTGCTGATCTTCGCCTTGGCTACCGGCGCGGCCGTCACCTGGGGCTGGCTGACGCGGCGCCGCAGCGCCGCCGCAGCCGTCACCGCCGCGTCAGTGCTATTCGCGGTAGCGACCGCCTATCTCGGCCTGATCACCATGACAAGCCACTTCCTCGCTCCGGCCCTGTCCACGGCCACACCGCCCGCCGCAGTCGCCTGGATCGTCGCGGCGGCTGTGAGCGCAGTGCTGGCCGGGTTGGCGGTAGTGCGATCGATGCCCGACACGGCGATCCACCGGGCGATCTATGCACGAGCCGTCAGCACCGGATACATCGCACCCTCCCTGCCCACCCCCCTGACAGGAGCACGATCATGA
- the ruvA gene encoding Holliday junction branch migration protein RuvA, whose product MIASVRGEVIDIALDHAVIEAAGVGYKVMAAPSTLATLRRGTEARLITAMIVREDSQTLYGFADSDARDLFLTLLGVSGVGPKIALATLAVYDATALRQALADGDVTALTRVPGIGKRGAERMVLELRDKIGPVAAGPGVTAATGHAVRGPVVEALVGLGFAVKQAEEATDRVLAADSEANTSTALRAALSLLGKTK is encoded by the coding sequence ATGATCGCCTCGGTGCGCGGCGAGGTCATCGACATCGCCCTCGACCATGCCGTCATCGAGGCCGCCGGCGTCGGTTACAAGGTGATGGCCGCCCCGTCGACGCTGGCGACACTGCGCCGCGGCACCGAGGCGCGGCTGATCACCGCGATGATCGTCCGTGAGGACTCCCAGACGCTCTACGGCTTCGCCGACTCCGACGCCCGCGACCTGTTCCTGACCCTGCTCGGAGTGTCCGGGGTCGGCCCCAAGATCGCGCTGGCGACACTGGCCGTCTACGACGCGACCGCGCTACGCCAGGCGCTTGCCGATGGTGACGTGACGGCCTTGACGCGGGTGCCGGGCATCGGTAAGCGTGGTGCCGAACGCATGGTGCTCGAATTGCGGGACAAGATCGGCCCCGTCGCCGCCGGTCCCGGTGTCACCGCGGCCACCGGTCACGCGGTGCGCGGCCCGGTGGTGGAAGCCCTTGTCGGACTTGGCTTTGCAGTCAAGCAGGCCGAAGAGGCCACCGATAGGGTGTTGGCGGCCGACAGCGAGGCCAACACCTCCACAGCGCTGCGCGCGGCGCTGTCGCTACTGGGGAAGACCAAGTGA